The proteins below are encoded in one region of Rhododendron vialii isolate Sample 1 chromosome 7a, ASM3025357v1:
- the LOC131334508 gene encoding uncharacterized protein LOC131334508, with translation MESPPSSPKQPDPKKLKMSATTTDDDDATTTTDATTTKPRYKRRKIAIFFAYCGVGYQGMQKNPGAKTIEGDLEEALYLSGAVPDHDRGLPKRFDWARSARTDKGVSAVGQVVSGRFYVDPPGLIDRLNSHLPQQIRIFGYKRVTGSFNAKKFCDRRRYVYLVPVFALDPCCHRDRESVLASLGSGSELVKCVECSERGRKVFGVMGKRTFNPNADKGDDLNPELGKKIEGEIGMCVVGGEEHRGEESGYTVDDAMRMPFQVKAETGISLNGGPGPSVSLSEVEGENGVSLEEHDCGNLNAKGCVNPCAGNEEGDVLSPELGVEEKKIRSDLDVSGNGAKNVVKGSEFLYGEEVRERFNGILKRYEGTHNFHNFTTRTKAEDPSAKRYIISFDAKTTVTVQGMEFVKCEVVGQSFMLHQIRKMVGLAVAIMRNCAPESLIETALQQDVNINVPTAPEVGLYLDECFFASYNQKWKDSHEEVSMKAYAAEAEEFKMNYIYSHIASTEHKEGAVGLWLHSLNHRNYPDLGIASNEGTSESKIVEIDVVPEGTVS, from the exons ATGGAATCCCCTCCCTCTTCCCCCAAACAACCCGACCCCAAAAAACTCAAAATgtccgccaccaccaccgacgacgacgacgccaccaccaccaccgacgccACCACTACAAAGCCAAGGTACAAGCGGCGCAAAATCGCCATATTCTTCGCCTACTGCGGCGTGGGCTACCAAGGCATGCAGAAAAACCCCGGCGCCAAAACCATCGAGGGCGACCTCGAAGAAGCCCTCTACCTCTCCGGCGCCGTCCCCGACCACGACCGCGGCCTCCCCAAGCGCTTCGACTGGGCCCGGTCCGCCCGGACCGACAAGGGCGTCAGTGCCGTCGGCCAGGTCGTCTCCGGCCGGTTCTACGTCGACCCGCCCGGTCTAATCGACCGGCTCAACTCTCACCTCCCCCAGCAGATTCGCATCTTCGGGTACAAGCGCGTAACGGGGTCGTTTAATGCTAAGAAGTTTTGTGATAGGCGGAGGTATGTTTATCTTGTTCCCGTTTTTGCTTTGGATCCTTGTTGTCATAGGGATAGGGAGAGTGTTTTGGCTAGTTTAGGGTCCGGAAGTGAGCTTGTCAAGTGCGTCGAGTGCTCCGAAAGAGGACGTAAAGTCTTTGGAGTGATGGGTAAACGAACTTTCAACCCAAATGCAGATAAGGGTGATGATTTGAATCCTGAATTGGGGAAGAAAATTGAAGGTGAGATTGGTATGTGTGTTGTCGGTGGGGAGGAGCATCGGGGGGAGGAGAGTGGGTACACGGTTGACGATGCTATGCGTATGCCGTTCCAAGTCAAGGCTGAAACGGGCATTTCGTTGAACGGTGGGCCTGGGCCTTCGGTATCGCTGTCTGAAGTTGAAGGGGAAAATGGGGTTTCTTTGGAAGAACATGATTGTGGTAATTTGAATGCCAAGGGTTGTGTGAACCCTTGTGCAGGTAATGAGGAGGGCGATGTTTTGAGTCCTGAATTGGGTGTTGAGGAGAAGAAAATTAGAAGTGATTTGGATGTGTCTGGAAATGGGGCCAAGAATGTGGTCAAGGGGAGTGAATTTTTGTATGGGGAGGAGGTGAGAGAAAGGTTTAATGGAATTTTGAAGCGATATGAGGGGACTCATAACTTCCATAACTTCACAACCAGAACTAAAGCCGAAGATCCCTCAGCAAAGCGCTACATTATCTCTTTTGATGCGAAAACCACAGTTACTGTTCAAGGAATGGAGTTTGTTAAGTGTGAAGTTGTAGGGCAGAGCTTCATGCTTCATCAGATCCGGAAGATGGTCGGACTTGCAGTTGCAATCATGAGGAATTGTGCTCCCGAATCATTAATTGAAACAGCTCTGCAACA GGATGTTAACATTAACGTACCTACGGCTCCTGAGGTTGGGCTATATTTGGATGAGTGCTTCTTTGCATCGTATAACCAGAAATGGAAAGACAGTCATGAAGAAGTGTCTATGAAAGCTTATGCAGCAGAGGCAGAGGAGTTTAAAATGAATTATATATACTCTCATATAGCATCAACAGAACACAAGGAAGGAGCTGTGGGTTTGTGGTTGCATTCACTGAACCATCGGAACTATCCTGATTTAGGCATTGCGAGCAATGAAGGGACCTCAGAATCAAAAATTGTTGAGATAGATGTCGTGCCCGAGGGAACCGTCTCATAG
- the LOC131334510 gene encoding U11/U12 small nuclear ribonucleoprotein 25 kDa protein, which yields MEESSLTVGTKEEDNNINAETGYNSNNIKKARLHSALATLLDDPILADVPKKPALSDVDTLISLELGSAMRLTILKLDGTSLDVVVMNSSTVKDLKLAIKKKINDMEQSKMGHRQISWKHVWSNFCLSHHNEKLLDDNSALQEYGIRNNSQVQFFPYVMSRASRRHSRRRKHRFFHGLNKRG from the exons ATGGAGGAGTCGTCTCTGACTGTGGGCACAAAGGAGGAGGACAACAACATTAATGCGGAAACAGGGTACAATAGCAATAACATCAAGAAGGCAAGGTTGCATTCGGCGCTGGCCACCCTTCTCGATGATCCTATCCTCGCAGACGTGCCCAAGAAGCCAGCACTATCGGATGTAGACACTCTCATCAGCTTGGAACTCGGCAGCGCCATGCGCCTCACCATCCTAAAATTAGACGGCACTTCCTTAG ATGTGGTGGTGATGAACTCTTCCACTGTAAAGGATTTGAAACTTGCAATAAAGAAGAAGATTAATGACATGGAGCAGTCCAAGATGGGTCACCGTCAAATTTCTTG GAAGCATGTCTGGTCGAACTTTTGCCTTTCCCACCATAATGAGAAGTTACTAGATGACAACTCTGCCTTGCAGGAGTATGGTATACGTAACAATTCTCAG GTGCAATTTTTCCCTTACGTCATGTCAAGGGCTTCTCGGAGACATTCAAGGAGAAGAAAACACCGTTTCTTTCATGGTCTCAACAAACGAGGATAA
- the LOC131334507 gene encoding glutathione S-transferase F11-like: MAAPVKVYGPAFSTAVSRVLACLIEKEVEFQLVAVNMVKGEHKKPDYLKIQPFGQVPAFQDESISLFESRAICRYVSEKYANQGNKGLYGTNPLEKASIDQWLEAEGQSFSPPSSALVFQLAFAPRMKIKQDEGLIRQSEEKLKKVLDVYEKRLAENRYLAGDEFTLADLSHLPNTQYLVNATARGELFTSRENVARWWGEISSRESWKKVVDMQK; encoded by the exons ATGGCGGCACCGGTCAAAGTGTACGGCCCAGCCTTCTCCACCGCAGTCTCGAGGGTCCTGGCCTGTCTTATCGAAAAAGAAGTGGAGTTTCAGCTAGTTGCAGTTAACATGGTCAAAGGGGAACACAAGAAGCCAGATTACCTCAAGATCCAG CCATTCGGCCAAGTACCAGCATTTCAAGATGAAAGCATATCCCTCTTCG AGTCAAGAGCCATTTGCCGGTACGTCTCAGAAAAATACGCCAACCAAGGAAACAAGGGCCTTTACGGAACAAACCCATTAGAGAAAGCTTCAATTGACCAGTGGCTGGAAGCTGAAGGACAGAGCTTCAGCCCGCCGAGCTCAGCCCTTGTGTTTCAGCTAGCCTTTGCTCCAAGAATGAAGATCAAGCAAGACGAAGGGCTTATAAGGCAGAGTGAAGAGAAGCTGAAGAAGGTGCTCGACGTGTATGAGAAGAGGCTTGCGGAGAATAGGTACTTGGCTGGAGATGAGTTCACTTTGGCCGATCTCTCTCACCTTCCGAACACGCAGTATTTGGTCAACGCAACGGCTAGGGGAGAGTTGTTTACTTCCAGGGAGAATGTGGCAAGGTGGTGGGGTGAAATTTCAAGTCGGGAGTCGTGGAAGAAGGTGGTTGACATGCAGAAATAG